A single Pseudomonas brassicacearum DNA region contains:
- a CDS encoding arsenate reductase ArsC, producing MKVLFMCTANSCRSILSEAMFNHLAPAGFEAVSAGSFPKGHVLPRSLSTLQEAGISVQGLRSKGYDALEGSPPDIVITVCDSAARDACPVYFGPAIKAHWGLVDPSTVKGSDDQIGQAFHATLDRIEARCRAFFALPFDQLDAQALKAELDRIGTL from the coding sequence ATGAAAGTCCTCTTCATGTGCACAGCCAACAGTTGCCGCAGCATTCTCAGCGAAGCGATGTTCAACCATCTGGCCCCAGCCGGGTTCGAGGCCGTCAGCGCCGGCAGTTTCCCCAAGGGCCACGTGCTCCCGCGCAGCCTGAGCACCTTGCAAGAAGCCGGTATCAGTGTCCAAGGCTTGCGCAGCAAGGGTTACGACGCGCTCGAGGGCAGCCCGCCGGACATCGTCATCACCGTGTGCGACAGCGCCGCCCGCGATGCTTGCCCGGTGTACTTCGGCCCGGCCATCAAGGCCCACTGGGGCTTGGTCGATCCATCGACCGTCAAAGGCAGCGACGATCAGATCGGCCAGGCCTTCCATGCCACCCTGGATCGTATCGAAGCCCGCTGCCGGGCGTTTTTTGCCCTGCCTTTCGACCAGCTCGACGCCCAGGCCCTGAAAGCCGAGCTCGACCGCATCGGCACCCTCTGA
- a CDS encoding DUF3087 family protein, which translates to MFEIKPWDGDTYRKQTRRSTLIIAVVFLALAMLLSSLAVMLLGTPGGDNFRFNLGGVIVAVLAMAALMRQYFWSQPWMAAAVYGWRLKRSLMKITNVMHQVTAGVQAQDPIAMKLLRFYHLGLAQMHQLDANSSAQGSLAREADAHLAKMQALGLDTEQPRLEPSWIETVKQAYRAD; encoded by the coding sequence ATGTTCGAGATCAAACCGTGGGATGGCGACACCTACCGCAAGCAGACCCGCCGCAGCACCCTGATCATCGCGGTGGTGTTCCTGGCCCTGGCGATGCTGCTGTCCAGCCTGGCCGTGATGCTGCTGGGCACGCCCGGAGGCGATAACTTTCGCTTCAACCTCGGTGGGGTGATTGTTGCGGTGCTGGCGATGGCTGCGCTGATGCGCCAGTACTTCTGGTCGCAGCCGTGGATGGCTGCTGCCGTGTACGGCTGGCGGCTCAAGCGCAGCCTGATGAAAATCACCAACGTGATGCACCAGGTGACCGCCGGCGTGCAGGCCCAGGACCCCATCGCCATGAAGCTGCTGCGCTTCTATCACCTGGGGCTGGCCCAGATGCATCAGCTGGACGCCAACTCCAGCGCCCAGGGCTCCCTGGCGCGAGAGGCCGATGCGCACCTGGCGAAGATGCAGGCACTGGGCCTGGACACCGAACAGCCGCGCCTGGAGCCGAGCTGGATCGAGACCGTGAAGCAGGCCTATCGCGCAGATTGA
- the ppnN gene encoding nucleotide 5'-monophosphate nucleosidase PpnN, which produces MTQRHVINASVSPKGSLETLSQREVQQLSEAGSGSIYDLFRQCALAILNTGAHVDNAKTILEAYKDFEIRIHQQDRGVRLELLNAPADAFVDGEMIASTREMLFSALRDIVYTENELDSQRIDLSSSQGISDYVFHLLRNARTLRPGVEPKIVVCWGGHSINTEEYKYTKKVGHELGLRSLDICTGCGPGVMKGPMKGATIAHAKQRIHGGRYLGLTEPGIIAAEAPNPIVNELVILPDIEKRLEAFVRVGHGIIIFPGGAGTAEEFLYLLGILMHPANQDLPFPVVLTGPKSAAPYLDQLHAFVGATLGEAAQQHYQIIIDDPAEVARQMTQGLKEVKQFRRERNDAFHFNWLLKIDEGFQRPFDPTHANMASLGLSRDLPAHELAANLRRAFSGIVAGNVKDKGIRLIEEHGPYEIHGDTAIMEPLDRLLQAFVAQHRMKLPGGAAYVPCYRVVT; this is translated from the coding sequence ATGACTCAAAGACATGTAATCAACGCCTCGGTGAGCCCCAAGGGCAGCCTGGAGACTTTGTCCCAGCGCGAAGTCCAGCAACTGAGCGAAGCCGGCTCCGGCAGCATCTACGACCTCTTCCGCCAGTGCGCCCTGGCCATCCTCAACACCGGCGCCCATGTTGATAACGCCAAGACCATCCTGGAAGCCTACAAGGACTTCGAGATTCGTATTCACCAGCAGGACCGGGGCGTGCGCCTGGAGCTGTTGAACGCGCCGGCCGATGCGTTCGTCGACGGCGAAATGATCGCCAGCACCCGGGAGATGCTGTTCAGCGCCCTGCGCGACATCGTCTACACCGAGAACGAGCTGGACAGCCAGCGCATCGACCTCAGCTCGTCCCAGGGCATCAGCGACTACGTGTTCCACCTGCTGCGCAACGCCCGCACCTTGCGTCCTGGCGTGGAGCCAAAAATCGTCGTGTGCTGGGGCGGTCACTCGATCAACACCGAAGAATACAAATACACCAAGAAGGTCGGCCACGAATTGGGCCTGCGCAGCCTGGACATCTGCACCGGCTGCGGCCCGGGCGTGATGAAAGGCCCGATGAAAGGCGCCACCATTGCCCACGCCAAGCAGCGCATCCATGGCGGTCGCTACCTGGGCCTGACGGAGCCGGGCATCATCGCCGCCGAGGCGCCGAACCCGATCGTCAATGAACTGGTGATCCTGCCGGACATCGAGAAACGCCTGGAAGCCTTCGTGCGTGTCGGCCACGGCATCATCATCTTCCCGGGTGGCGCTGGCACGGCGGAAGAGTTCCTCTACCTGTTGGGCATCCTGATGCACCCGGCCAACCAGGACCTGCCGTTCCCGGTGGTTCTCACCGGGCCGAAAAGCGCCGCGCCATACCTCGATCAGTTGCATGCGTTTGTCGGTGCAACCCTGGGCGAGGCCGCGCAGCAGCACTATCAGATCATCATCGACGACCCGGCCGAAGTGGCGCGGCAGATGACCCAGGGGCTCAAGGAGGTCAAGCAGTTCCGCCGCGAGCGCAACGACGCCTTCCACTTCAACTGGCTGCTGAAGATCGACGAGGGCTTCCAGCGCCCGTTCGACCCGACCCACGCCAACATGGCCAGCCTGGGCCTGAGCCGCGACCTGCCCGCCCACGAACTGGCCGCCAACCTGCGCCGGGCGTTCTCGGGCATCGTGGCCGGTAACGTCAAGGACAAGGGCATCCGCCTGATCGAAGAACACGGCCCGTACGAAATCCACGGGGACACCGCCATCATGGAACCCCTCGACCGCCTGCTCCAGGCCTTCGTCGCCCAGCACCGCATGAAACTGCCAGGTGGCGCGGCGTATGTGCCGTGCTATCGCGTGGTGACCTGA
- a CDS encoding HAD-IA family hydrolase produces MPDSRPTHIAYRAFLFDMDGTLLNSIAAAERIWTRWALRHGVDVATFLPTIHGVRAIDTIARQHLPGVDAQAEAEQITREEIEDVEGVVQVPGAQAFLNSLPPERWAIVTSAPMALALRRMEAAGIPRPLVMVTAEDVSDGKPNPACYRLAAERLQVAPQECLVFEDAEAGIRAGEAAEADVLVVTATHAHPVATLHPQVKDYLGLGIEVDEAGLMRIQ; encoded by the coding sequence ATGCCTGACAGTCGCCCCACCCACATTGCCTACCGCGCCTTCCTGTTCGACATGGACGGCACACTGCTCAATTCCATCGCCGCCGCCGAGCGGATCTGGACGCGTTGGGCCCTGCGCCACGGCGTGGACGTGGCGACGTTCCTGCCGACGATCCATGGCGTGCGCGCCATCGACACCATCGCCCGCCAGCACCTGCCGGGGGTGGATGCCCAGGCCGAGGCCGAGCAGATCACCCGGGAGGAAATCGAAGACGTCGAAGGGGTGGTGCAGGTACCCGGTGCGCAGGCCTTTCTGAACAGCCTGCCGCCAGAGCGCTGGGCGATTGTCACTTCGGCGCCCATGGCATTGGCCTTGCGCCGTATGGAAGCCGCTGGAATTCCACGCCCTTTGGTCATGGTCACGGCCGAAGACGTAAGCGATGGCAAGCCCAACCCCGCCTGCTATCGCCTGGCCGCCGAACGCTTGCAAGTGGCACCGCAAGAATGCCTGGTGTTTGAAGACGCCGAGGCGGGCATCCGGGCAGGCGAGGCGGCCGAGGCGGATGTGCTGGTGGTGACGGCGACACATGCGCACCCGGTGGCCACCCTTCATCCGCAGGTCAAGGATTACCTTGGGCTAGGCATTGAAGTGGATGAAGCCGGGCTGATGCGGATTCAGTAA
- a CDS encoding MATE family efflux transporter translates to MPTQPLWKTYLLFLAPMVLSNFLQSMSGTFNSIYIGQMLGTQALAAVSGMFPIVFFFIALVIGLGAGAGVLIGQAYGAGETGTVKAIAGSTLLLGAIIGLVAAVLGSVFARQALQGLGTPADVLEDAVSYARVMMWILPMLLVFVLFTQLLRGVSDTVSPMLALLVSTSVGLLLTPALIRGWLGLPQMGIQSAALAGLVGTASAMALLAWRLNRREHALAPDRALFAAMRLDTEILGKVLRIGLPTGLQMVVISLSELVILTLVNSHGSQATAAYGAVTQIVNYVQFPALSIAITASILGAQAIGAGRLERLGPILRTGLAINLWLTGGLVVLGYLLSHWLLGLFITDPAARVQAEHLLHIMLWSLLVFGFQAIVGGIMRASGTVLVPVAISIFCIVAVQLPAAYLLDAHFGLQGVWMAFPVAYLSMLLLQTLYYKRVWQHQPIERLV, encoded by the coding sequence ATGCCCACCCAGCCCCTCTGGAAAACCTATCTCCTGTTCCTGGCCCCCATGGTCCTGTCCAACTTCCTGCAGTCCATGTCCGGCACGTTCAACAGCATCTACATCGGCCAGATGCTCGGTACCCAGGCCTTGGCGGCGGTGTCGGGCATGTTTCCCATCGTGTTTTTCTTTATCGCATTGGTGATTGGCCTCGGCGCGGGCGCGGGGGTGTTGATCGGGCAGGCCTACGGCGCCGGAGAAACCGGCACGGTGAAGGCGATTGCCGGTTCGACGTTGTTGTTGGGGGCCATCATCGGCCTGGTGGCGGCGGTGCTCGGCAGTGTCTTTGCGCGTCAGGCGTTGCAGGGGCTCGGCACGCCGGCCGATGTGCTGGAGGATGCCGTTTCCTATGCCCGGGTCATGATGTGGATTTTGCCGATGCTGCTGGTATTCGTGCTGTTCACCCAACTGCTGCGCGGAGTGAGCGATACGGTGTCACCGATGTTGGCGCTGCTGGTGTCCACCAGTGTCGGGCTGCTGCTCACGCCGGCGTTGATTCGTGGCTGGTTGGGGTTGCCGCAGATGGGCATCCAGAGCGCGGCGCTGGCGGGCTTGGTGGGGACGGCCTCGGCCATGGCCTTGCTGGCGTGGCGCCTGAACCGTCGCGAGCATGCCCTGGCACCGGACCGGGCGTTGTTCGCGGCGATGCGCCTGGACACGGAAATTCTTGGCAAAGTGCTGCGCATTGGCTTGCCCACAGGGTTGCAGATGGTGGTGATCTCATTGTCCGAGCTGGTCATCCTGACGCTGGTCAATAGCCATGGTTCCCAGGCCACGGCGGCCTACGGCGCGGTGACGCAGATCGTCAACTACGTGCAGTTTCCAGCGCTATCGATCGCCATCACCGCCTCGATCCTCGGCGCCCAGGCCATCGGTGCCGGACGCCTGGAACGCCTGGGGCCGATCCTGCGCACGGGGCTTGCGATCAACCTCTGGCTTACGGGCGGGCTGGTGGTCCTGGGGTATCTGTTGTCCCATTGGCTGCTGGGGCTGTTCATCACCGACCCGGCGGCACGGGTCCAGGCCGAACACCTGCTGCACATCATGCTCTGGAGCCTGCTGGTGTTCGGCTTCCAGGCGATCGTCGGCGGCATCATGCGCGCCAGCGGCACGGTGCTGGTGCCGGTTGCCATCTCGATCTTCTGCATCGTCGCCGTGCAACTGCCGGCGGCGTATCTGCTGGACGCCCACTTCGGGCTGCAAGGGGTGTGGATGGCGTTCCCGGTGGCCTACTTGAGCATGCTGCTGTTGCAGACGCTGTACTACAAGCGGGTGTGGCAGCATCAGCCGATCGAGCGCCTTGTGTAG
- a CDS encoding response regulator, producing the protein MAKSVLVVDDSASVRQVVGIALKSAGYDVIEASDGKDALGKLNGQKVHLIISDVNMPNMDGITFVKEVKKLASYKFTPIIMLTTESQESKKQEGQAAGAKAWVVKPFQPAQMLAAVSKLILP; encoded by the coding sequence ATGGCTAAAAGTGTATTGGTTGTCGACGACTCCGCGAGCGTTCGGCAGGTGGTCGGCATCGCGTTGAAAAGTGCCGGCTATGACGTGATCGAAGCCAGCGACGGCAAGGACGCGCTGGGCAAGCTCAATGGCCAGAAAGTGCACCTGATCATCAGTGACGTGAACATGCCCAACATGGACGGCATCACCTTCGTCAAGGAGGTCAAGAAGCTGGCCAGCTACAAGTTCACGCCGATCATCATGCTCACCACCGAATCCCAGGAATCGAAGAAACAGGAAGGCCAGGCCGCCGGGGCCAAGGCTTGGGTGGTCAAGCCGTTCCAGCCGGCGCAAATGCTGGCGGCGGTATCCAAGCTGATTCTTCCTTGA
- a CDS encoding lipid asymmetry maintenance protein MlaB, with amino-acid sequence MPLQYETHDDTAQVHIDGELTIYTAADLAAQWLPHLGATPRMALDLSQITEMDGAGLQLLLMVQREAAKAGTQLTLIGQSKAVTQTLALCNLVA; translated from the coding sequence ATGCCGTTGCAATACGAAACACACGATGACACCGCCCAGGTGCACATCGACGGCGAGCTGACGATCTACACCGCCGCCGACCTGGCCGCGCAATGGTTGCCGCACCTGGGTGCAACACCGCGGATGGCCCTTGACCTGTCACAGATCACCGAGATGGACGGCGCCGGCCTGCAACTGTTGCTGATGGTGCAACGCGAGGCCGCCAAGGCCGGGACCCAATTGACACTGATCGGCCAAAGCAAGGCCGTCACGCAAACACTTGCCCTGTGCAACCTGGTTGCCTAG
- a CDS encoding chemotaxis protein CheA, giving the protein MSINLDQAQQTFIVEAREQLQAMEESLLQLETDPGDDDAIGAIFRAAHTIKGSAGLFGLEPIVSFTHIVEDVLDRLRNGSVEVDAGLIAVLLKSSDHMLELINVAANQGGSLPPPALQREVELCQILQEYQAPSPTADPTPTPETKTSEPGETRLWHISLRFGQDVFRNGMDPLSFLRYLQTLGEIVDLTTLTDALPAADAWDAESCYLGFDIAFRSAASHGAINEVFDFVREDCEIEIVAQDDDIAPPANTDLVATAPEQAEESTALVATGELLSDQRKTPRMPAQIASDKQTVTSDSKAKDGTYVRVNADKLDELINLVGELVIASAGASLLARTCNNDPLQESTSTVSSLVEEILDGALRLRMIPIGETFNRFRRVVRDVSQELGKDIDLIISGAETELDKTVVEKIGDPLMHLLRNAMDHGIETAEARLAAGKPAKGHLHLNAYHDSGSIVLEIADDGAGLNRDRILEKAQERGLVTPGASPTDQEIYNLIFEPGFSTAQAVTNLSGRGVGMDVVKRNITLLRGTVDLDSQPGKGTVVRIRLPLTLAIINGFLVGIGQSTYVIPLDMVQECIELSEDDGLTSRDQGYLDLRGEVLPLVYLRDHFSHEGPAARRQNVVVVRFAELKAGLVVDDLLGEFQTVIKPLGKLFGALRGISGSTILGSGAVALILDVPALLTQIAQVENRYTSTQLQQANAR; this is encoded by the coding sequence GTGAGCATCAATCTCGATCAGGCACAACAGACTTTCATCGTCGAGGCACGGGAACAGTTGCAAGCGATGGAAGAGTCGCTGCTGCAACTGGAAACCGACCCCGGCGACGATGACGCCATCGGCGCGATCTTCCGGGCAGCCCACACGATCAAGGGCTCGGCCGGGCTGTTCGGCCTGGAACCGATCGTCAGCTTCACCCACATCGTCGAAGACGTGCTCGACCGCCTGCGCAACGGCAGCGTCGAAGTGGACGCCGGCCTGATCGCGGTGCTGCTCAAGTCCAGCGATCACATGCTGGAACTGATCAATGTGGCCGCCAACCAGGGCGGATCGCTGCCACCACCGGCCCTGCAGCGGGAAGTGGAGCTGTGCCAGATCCTGCAGGAGTACCAGGCGCCCTCGCCGACCGCGGACCCGACGCCAACCCCTGAAACCAAAACCAGCGAACCCGGCGAAACGCGCCTCTGGCACATCTCCCTGCGCTTCGGCCAGGACGTGTTCCGCAACGGCATGGACCCGCTGTCGTTCCTGCGCTATCTGCAAACCCTGGGTGAAATCGTCGACCTCACCACCTTGACCGACGCCCTGCCCGCCGCCGATGCCTGGGACGCCGAATCCTGCTACCTGGGCTTCGACATCGCGTTTCGCTCGGCCGCCAGCCACGGGGCGATCAACGAAGTGTTCGATTTCGTCCGGGAAGACTGCGAGATCGAGATCGTTGCCCAGGATGACGACATTGCGCCCCCGGCCAACACCGACCTGGTTGCCACGGCGCCGGAACAGGCCGAGGAAAGCACCGCGTTGGTCGCCACCGGCGAGTTGTTGTCCGACCAGCGCAAGACGCCGCGCATGCCCGCCCAGATCGCCAGCGACAAACAGACGGTGACCAGCGACAGCAAGGCCAAGGACGGCACCTACGTGCGGGTCAATGCCGACAAGCTCGACGAACTGATCAACCTGGTGGGCGAACTGGTCATCGCCAGCGCCGGCGCCAGCCTGCTCGCCCGCACCTGCAACAACGATCCGTTGCAGGAATCCACCTCGACGGTGTCGTCACTGGTGGAGGAAATCCTCGACGGCGCCCTGCGCTTGCGCATGATCCCCATCGGCGAAACCTTCAACCGCTTCCGTCGCGTGGTGCGCGATGTCAGCCAGGAATTGGGCAAGGACATCGACCTGATCATCAGCGGTGCGGAGACCGAGCTGGACAAGACCGTGGTGGAAAAAATCGGCGATCCGCTCATGCATCTGCTGCGCAACGCCATGGACCACGGCATTGAAACCGCCGAGGCGCGGCTGGCGGCCGGCAAACCGGCCAAGGGGCACCTGCACCTCAACGCCTATCACGACTCGGGCAGCATCGTGCTGGAAATCGCCGACGACGGCGCCGGCCTGAACCGCGACCGGATCCTGGAAAAAGCCCAGGAACGTGGCCTGGTGACGCCCGGCGCGAGCCCGACCGACCAGGAAATCTACAACCTGATCTTCGAACCTGGCTTCTCCACCGCCCAGGCCGTGACCAACCTTTCGGGGCGTGGCGTGGGCATGGACGTGGTCAAGCGCAACATCACCCTGCTGCGCGGCACCGTCGACCTGGACAGCCAACCCGGCAAGGGCACCGTGGTGCGTATCCGCCTGCCGCTGACCCTGGCGATCATCAATGGTTTTTTGGTGGGCATCGGTCAGTCGACCTATGTCATTCCGCTGGACATGGTCCAGGAATGCATCGAACTGAGCGAAGACGACGGACTCACCAGCCGCGACCAAGGCTACCTCGACCTGCGCGGCGAGGTGCTGCCGCTGGTCTACCTGCGCGATCACTTCAGCCACGAAGGCCCGGCCGCGCGCCGGCAGAACGTGGTGGTGGTGCGCTTCGCCGAACTCAAGGCCGGGCTGGTGGTGGATGACTTGCTGGGTGAATTCCAGACCGTGATCAAACCGCTGGGCAAGCTGTTTGGTGCCCTTCGCGGCATCAGTGGCTCGACCATCCTGGGCAGTGGCGCCGTGGCGTTGATTCTCGACGTACCGGCGCTGCTTACCCAGATCGCCCAAGTGGAAAACCGCTACACATCGACTCAACTACAACAAGCCAACGCTCGCTGA
- a CDS encoding methyl-accepting chemotaxis protein encodes MKWFYDLRIATKLITSFLVVLALTAVMGVFSIIQLGQVNGTTIDIRENWMPSMRAASGMRFYGANYRLKENRHITADSEQERVTIEQEAEEARKGFETRLATYEKLLSSAEDRQLFETTRNDWVAYLAVSKDLLALSRQNLSEQAHALLKGESRRQFDLVAADLQKLVEINAAGADVASAHGTELYENARLSIIAVLVAALLVGLGLALFISRIISRPLKQAAAVAEQLAEGNLNAKIESGSKDETGMVLNAMQNMVGKLSHIIGEVRNAADNLASASEEVSATAQSMSQATSEQAASVEETSASIEQMSASINQNTENAKVTDGMASKAAKEATDGGESVQQTVVAMKKIAQRISIIDDIAYQTNLLALNAAIEAARAGEHGKGFAVVAAEVRKLAERSQVAAQEIGELSSSSVDMAEKAGSLLNEMVPSINKTSDLVQEISAASEEQAAGVAQINTAMTQLNQVTQQNASSSEELAATAEEMSSQAEQLQQAMSFFTLDSPAKSAVQITRVDNTPGSSGRKPARAPAPVMPKAFAYNMASAPDESEFTRF; translated from the coding sequence ATGAAATGGTTCTACGATCTTAGAATCGCCACCAAACTGATCACTTCATTTCTTGTGGTGCTGGCGCTGACAGCCGTCATGGGTGTGTTCTCGATCATCCAACTGGGCCAGGTGAACGGCACCACCATCGATATCCGGGAAAACTGGATGCCGTCCATGCGTGCCGCCTCAGGCATGCGTTTCTACGGGGCGAACTATCGCCTCAAGGAAAACCGCCACATCACCGCCGACTCCGAACAGGAGCGCGTCACTATCGAGCAAGAAGCGGAAGAAGCCAGGAAGGGTTTTGAAACGCGCCTGGCGACCTATGAAAAACTGCTCTCCAGCGCAGAAGATCGCCAGCTGTTCGAAACCACTCGCAATGATTGGGTCGCTTACCTGGCGGTAAGCAAAGACCTGCTTGCACTTTCCCGACAGAACCTGTCCGAGCAAGCCCATGCACTGCTCAAGGGCGAATCCAGGCGTCAATTCGACCTGGTAGCCGCCGACCTGCAGAAACTCGTCGAAATCAATGCCGCCGGGGCCGACGTGGCCAGTGCCCATGGCACGGAACTGTATGAGAATGCGCGCCTGTCGATCATCGCCGTATTGGTTGCCGCCCTGCTGGTGGGCCTGGGCCTGGCCTTGTTCATCTCGCGGATTATCTCTCGCCCCTTGAAACAGGCCGCCGCCGTCGCCGAACAATTGGCCGAAGGCAACCTGAACGCGAAAATCGAGAGCGGCTCCAAGGACGAAACCGGCATGGTGCTCAACGCCATGCAGAACATGGTCGGCAAGCTCTCGCACATCATCGGCGAAGTGCGTAACGCCGCCGACAACCTGGCCAGCGCCTCCGAAGAAGTCAGCGCCACCGCGCAATCGATGAGCCAGGCCACCAGCGAACAGGCGGCCAGCGTCGAGGAAACCAGTGCCTCCATCGAGCAGATGAGCGCCAGCATCAACCAGAACACCGAGAACGCCAAGGTCACCGATGGCATGGCCAGCAAGGCCGCCAAGGAAGCCACCGACGGCGGCGAATCGGTGCAGCAGACCGTGGTGGCGATGAAGAAAATCGCCCAGCGCATCAGCATCATCGACGACATCGCCTACCAGACCAACCTGCTGGCGCTTAACGCCGCCATCGAAGCCGCCCGCGCCGGTGAACACGGCAAAGGTTTCGCGGTGGTGGCCGCCGAAGTGCGCAAGCTGGCCGAACGCAGCCAGGTGGCCGCCCAGGAAATCGGCGAGCTGTCGTCCAGCAGCGTCGATATGGCGGAAAAGGCCGGGAGCCTGCTCAACGAGATGGTCCCGTCGATCAACAAGACCTCGGACCTGGTGCAGGAAATCAGCGCCGCCTCCGAAGAACAGGCCGCCGGTGTGGCGCAGATCAACACCGCCATGACCCAGCTCAACCAGGTGACCCAGCAAAACGCCTCCAGCAGCGAAGAACTGGCCGCCACCGCCGAGGAAATGAGCAGCCAGGCCGAGCAACTGCAACAGGCCATGAGCTTCTTCACCCTCGACTCGCCGGCCAAGTCCGCTGTGCAAATTACCAGGGTTGATAACACCCCGGGCTCATCCGGCCGCAAACCGGCGCGGGCACCGGCACCGGTCATGCCCAAGGCGTTTGCCTACAACATGGCCAGCGCGCCGGACGAATCCGAATTCACCCGGTTCTGA
- a CDS encoding chemotaxis protein CheW, with translation MGAIATTRQTTLAVEEEAQYLTFMLGTEMFAIGILCIKEIIEYGNLTVVPMMPAFVRGVINLRGAVVPVVDLSARFGRPNSAISRRSCVVIIEAASADGQAQDIGLLVDTVSAVLEIPASQIEPPPSFGAKIRADFISGMAKVDGKFVIVLEVDRVLSIDEMSQLAEASPSALEVDAQ, from the coding sequence ATGGGCGCCATCGCGACCACACGTCAAACCACCCTCGCGGTCGAGGAAGAAGCGCAATACCTGACGTTTATGCTCGGCACGGAGATGTTTGCCATCGGCATCCTGTGCATCAAGGAAATCATCGAATACGGCAACCTGACCGTGGTGCCGATGATGCCGGCCTTCGTGCGCGGGGTAATCAACCTGCGCGGCGCGGTCGTGCCGGTGGTGGACCTGTCGGCCCGTTTCGGCCGGCCGAATTCGGCGATCAGCCGTCGCAGCTGCGTGGTGATCATCGAGGCAGCCAGCGCCGACGGCCAGGCCCAGGACATTGGCCTGTTGGTGGACACGGTGTCGGCGGTGCTGGAAATCCCGGCCTCGCAGATCGAGCCGCCACCGAGCTTCGGTGCGAAGATCCGCGCCGATTTCATCAGTGGCATGGCCAAGGTCGATGGCAAGTTCGTCATCGTGCTGGAGGTGGACCGCGTGCTGTCCATCGACGAAATGTCCCAACTCGCCGAAGCCAGCCCGAGCGCGCTGGAAGTGGATGCCCAGTGA
- a CDS encoding CheR family methyltransferase encodes MNADTCKKRTLNAQALTDREFGQFQSWLYQAAGISLSEAKKALVAGRLFKRLKHYGLDSYGEYFKLIMNGQRTDELQVALDLLTTNETYFFREPKHFDFLRQHVLPHATPGKTFRLWSAASSSGEEPYSLAMTLAEGLGTTPWEVIGSDISSQVLAKARAGHYPMERARTLPHPLLVKYCLKGTGSQQGTFLIDRALRNRVNFIQVNLNDTLPDLGEFDVIFLRNVMIYFDQPTKSKVVARLLPRLKPGGYFIVSHSESLNGVSDALKLVAPSIYRKP; translated from the coding sequence GTGAACGCCGATACCTGCAAGAAACGCACGCTGAACGCGCAGGCGCTCACTGACCGGGAGTTCGGCCAGTTCCAGTCCTGGCTGTACCAGGCCGCCGGCATCAGCCTGTCCGAGGCCAAGAAAGCCCTGGTGGCCGGGCGCCTGTTCAAGCGCCTCAAGCACTATGGGCTGGACAGTTACGGCGAGTATTTCAAACTGATCATGAACGGCCAGCGCACCGATGAGTTGCAGGTGGCGCTGGACTTGCTGACGACCAACGAGACCTACTTTTTTCGCGAGCCCAAGCATTTCGATTTCCTGCGCCAGCACGTATTGCCCCACGCGACACCGGGCAAGACCTTCCGCTTGTGGAGCGCGGCCAGCTCATCGGGGGAAGAACCCTACAGCCTGGCCATGACCCTGGCCGAAGGGCTGGGCACCACGCCTTGGGAAGTCATCGGTTCGGACATCAGCAGCCAGGTGCTGGCCAAGGCGCGCGCTGGGCATTACCCGATGGAACGCGCCCGCACCCTGCCCCATCCGCTGCTGGTGAAGTATTGCCTCAAGGGCACCGGCAGCCAGCAAGGCACGTTTCTTATCGACCGGGCATTGCGCAACCGGGTCAACTTCATCCAGGTCAACCTCAACGATACCCTGCCGGACCTGGGGGAGTTCGATGTGATTTTCCTGCGCAACGTCATGATCTATTTCGACCAACCCACCAAAAGCAAAGTGGTTGCCCGCTTGCTACCCCGGCTCAAGCCCGGCGGGTACTTCATCGTCAGCCACTCGGAAAGCCTCAACGGCGTGTCCGATGCGTTGAAACTGGTGGCGCCATCGATCTACCGCAAACCATGA